TGGTCACGTTCCGGTAGCCTCTGGCCCGCGAACGGGCGGCCTGGAAGAGGCCATTGAGTCCTTCCAGCCGTGCGTTTGAGAGCAGGGAGTCCCATCTCCGTAGGATTCTCGGCAAATGCTCCTGAAACGTATTCAGCGCTTTGCGAACCGGTTCGAGCAGAGCCGACTCCCCGGCAAGCTCCCGGGCGAACTCGAAGAATCGCGATGCCCGCCAACGAGCGCCCTGCCTGGTGTCAGCATTGCGCA
This genomic stretch from Fundidesulfovibrio putealis DSM 16056 harbors:
- a CDS encoding transposase, whose protein sequence is RNADTRQGARWRASRFFEFARELAGESALLEPVRKALNTFQEHLPRILRRWDSLLSNARLEGLNGLFQAARSRARGYRNVTTFITMIYLIGAPIADLLNGGFPQ